A portion of the Pleuronectes platessa chromosome 15, fPlePla1.1, whole genome shotgun sequence genome contains these proteins:
- the LOC128457501 gene encoding cullin-5 isoform X2 — protein MATSNLLKNKGSLQFEDKWDQMRPIVLKLLRQESVTKQQWFDLFSDVHAVCLWDDKGPAKIHQALKEDILDFIKQAQARVLSHQDDTALLKAYIVEWRKFFTQCDILPKPFCQLEITLMGKQGSNKKSNVEDSIVRKLMLDTWNESIFSNIKNRLQDSAMKLVHAERLGEAFDSQLVIGVRESYVNLCSNPDDKLQIYRDNFEKAYMDSTERFYRTQAPAYLQQNGVQNYMKYADSKLREEEKRALRYLETRRDCNSVQALMECCVNALVTSFKETILAECPGMIKRNETESEYGRTAPTKGTASSAMMKSSDIRQKLEVGNGELHLMFSLMDKVPSGIEPMLKDLEDHIMNAGLADMVASAETITSDSEKYVEQLLTLFNRFSRLVKEAFQDDPRFLTARDKAYKAVVNDATIFKLELPLKQKGVGLKTQPESKCPELLANYCDMLLRKTPLSKKLTSEEIEAKLKEVLLVLKYVQNKDVFMRYHKAHLTRRLILDISADSEIEENMVEWLREVGMPADYVNKLARMFQDIKVSEDLNQSFKEMHKHNKLALPADSVNIKILNAGAWSRSSEKVFVSLPTELEDLIPEVEDFYKKNHSGRKLHWHHLMSNGIITFKNEVGQYDLEVTTFQLAVLFAWNQRPRERISFENLKLATELPDAELRRTLWSLVAFPKLKRQVLSYEPVVSSPKDFTEGTLFWVNQEFSLIKNSKVQKRGKINLIGRLQLTTERMREEENEGIVQLRILRTQEAIIQIMKMRKRINNAQLQTELVEILKNMFLPQKKMIKEQIEWLIDHKYIKRDETDINTFLYMA, from the exons ATGGCGACGTCTAATTTGCTGAAG AACAAAGGCTCCCTTCAGTTCGAGGACAAATGGGACCAGATGCGTCCCATCGTGCTGAAGCTCCTACGACAGGAGTCCGTCACCAAGCAGCAGTGGTTTGACTTGTTCTC AGACGTCcatgctgtgtgtctgtgggatgaCAAAGGTCCAGCTAAGATCCACCAGGCCCTCAAAGAGGACATCCTAGATTTCATCAAACAAGCACAAGCG CGGGTGTTGAGTCATCAGGACGACACAGCGCTACTGAAGGCCTACATAGTGGAGTGGAGGAAGTTCTTCACGCAGTGCGACATCTTGCCCAAACCTTTCTGCCAGCTGGAGATCACTCTGATGGGGAAGCAAGGGAGCAACAAGAAGTCTAACGTGGAGGACAGCATCGTCCGCAAg CTGATGCTGGACACGTGGAACGAGTCCATTTTCTCCAACATTAAGAACAGGCTACAAGACAGTGCTATGAAACTGGTGCACGCTGAGAGACTGGGAGAGGCCTTCGACTCCCAGCTGGTCATCGGCGTGCGGGAGTCCTACG TGAATCTTTGCTCCAACCCCGACGACAAGCTGCAGATCTACAGAGACAACTTTGAGAAGGCGTACATGGATTCTACCGAGCGCTTCTACAGAACACAGGCCCCAGCTTACCTCCAGCAAAATGGCGTCCAAAACTACATGAAATAT GCTGATTCAAAgctgagggaagaggagaaacgTGCACTGCGATACTTAGAGACGAGACGGGACTGTAACTCTGTACAAGCA CTCATGGAATGTTGCGTCAACGCTCTAGTAACGTCCTTCAAGGAGACCATCTTAGCCGAGTGCCCGGGCATGATCAAACGCAATGAAACCGAGAGTGAGTACGGCAGGACCGCTCCCACCAAAGGCACAGCCAGCTCAG CCATGATGAAGTCCTCAGACATCAGACAAAAGCTGGAAGTGGGGAATGGAG agttACATCTGATGTTCTCTCTGATGGACAAAGTGCCCAGCGGGATCGAACCCATGCTGAAGGACCTGGAGGATCACATCATGAACGCTGGCCTGGCGGATATGGTGGCCTCAGCAGAGACAATCACCTCC GACTCAGAGAAATACGTGGAGCAGCTGCTCACCTTGTTTAATCGCTTCAGTCGACTGGTGAAAGAAGCTTTTCAGGACGACCCACGCTTCCTCACAGCCAGAGACAAA GCGTACAAAGCTGTCGTGAACGACGCCACTATATTTAAGTTAGAACTTCCTTTGAAACAGAAAGG GGTAGGTCTGAAAACTCAACCAGAGTCAAAATGTCCAGAGCTGCTGGCCAACTACTGTGACATGCTCCTGAGGAAAACGCCGCTGAGCAAGAAGCTCACGTCTGAAGAGATAGAAGCCAAGCTCAAGGAAGTG CTGCTGGTGTTGAAGTACGTCCAGAACAAAGATGTGTTCATGCGCTACCACAAAGCCCACCTGACCCGACGCCTCATCCTGGACATCTCAGCGGACAGCGAGATAGAGGAGAACATGGTGGAGTGGCTCAGG GAAGTAGGAATGCCCGCTGACTATGTCAACAAGCTCGCCAGAATGTTTCAGGACATCAAAGTATCGGAAGACCTCAACCAATCGTTCAAGGAAAtgcataaacacaacaaactggCTTTACCAG CGGACTCGGTCAACATAAAGATCCTAAATGCCGGAGCCTGGTCGAGGAGCAGCGAGAAggtctttgtgtctcttcccACGGAGCTGGAGGATTTGATACCAGAGGTAGAAGATTTCTATAAGAAGAACcacagtgggaggaagctgcACTGGCATCACCTCATGTCCAACGGCATT ATAACATTCAAGAACGAGGTGGGTCAGTACGATCTGGAGGTGACCACCTTTCAGCTGGCCGTGCTGTTTGCCTGGAACCAGAGGCCCCGGGAGAGGATCAGCTTTGAAAACCTAAAGTTAGCCACCGAGCTGCCGGACGCAGAGCTGCGACGCACTCTCTGG TCTCTGGTGGCGTTTCCCAAACTGAAGCGTCAGGTGCTGTCGTACGAGCCGGTGGTGTCGTCGCCCAAAGACTTTACAGAAGGAACACTATTCTGGGTCAACCAGGAgttttctctcat AAAAAACTCCAAGGTTCAGAAAAGGGGGAAGATTAACCTGATTGGTCGGCTGCAGCTCACCACGGAGCgaatgagggaggaggagaacgagggCATCGTCCAGCTCAGGATACTAAGAACACAG GAGGCGATAATCCAGATCATGAAGATGAGGAAGCGCATCAACAACGCCCAGCTGCAGACGGAGCTGGTGGAGATCCTCAAGAACATGTTTTTACCACAGAAGAAGATGATCAAGGAGCAGATCGAGTGGCTGATCGATCACAAGTACATAAAGAGGGATGAGACCGATATAAACACCTTCCTCTACATGGCCTAG
- the LOC128457501 gene encoding cullin-5 isoform X5 has protein sequence MATSNLLKNKGSLQFEDKWDQMRPIVLKLLRQESVTKQQWFDLFSDVHAVCLWDDKGPAKIHQALKEDILDFIKQAQARVLSHQDDTALLKAYIVEWRKFFTQCDILPKPFCQLEITLMGKQGSNKKSNVEDSIVRKLMLDTWNESIFSNIKNRLQDSAMKLVHAERLGEAFDSQLVIGVRESYVNLCSNPDDKLQIYRDNFEKAYMDSTERFYRTQAPAYLQQNGVQNYMKYADSKLREEEKRALRYLETRRDCNSVQALMECCVNALVTSFKETILAECPGMIKRNETEKLHLMFSLMDKVPSGIEPMLKDLEDHIMNAGLADMVASAETITSDSEKYVEQLLTLFNRFSRLVKEAFQDDPRFLTARDKAYKAVVNDATIFKLELPLKQKGVGLKTQPESKCPELLANYCDMLLRKTPLSKKLTSEEIEAKLKEVLLVLKYVQNKDVFMRYHKAHLTRRLILDISADSEIEENMVEWLREVGMPADYVNKLARMFQDIKVSEDLNQSFKEMHKHNKLALPDVHVRSLAADSVNIKILNAGAWSRSSEKVFVSLPTELEDLIPEVEDFYKKNHSGRKLHWHHLMSNGIITFKNEVGQYDLEVTTFQLAVLFAWNQRPRERISFENLKLATELPDAELRRTLWSLVAFPKLKRQVLSYEPVVSSPKDFTEGTLFWVNQEFSLIKNSKVQKRGKINLIGRLQLTTERMREEENEGIVQLRILRTQEAIIQIMKMRKRINNAQLQTELVEILKNMFLPQKKMIKEQIEWLIDHKYIKRDETDINTFLYMA, from the exons ATGGCGACGTCTAATTTGCTGAAG AACAAAGGCTCCCTTCAGTTCGAGGACAAATGGGACCAGATGCGTCCCATCGTGCTGAAGCTCCTACGACAGGAGTCCGTCACCAAGCAGCAGTGGTTTGACTTGTTCTC AGACGTCcatgctgtgtgtctgtgggatgaCAAAGGTCCAGCTAAGATCCACCAGGCCCTCAAAGAGGACATCCTAGATTTCATCAAACAAGCACAAGCG CGGGTGTTGAGTCATCAGGACGACACAGCGCTACTGAAGGCCTACATAGTGGAGTGGAGGAAGTTCTTCACGCAGTGCGACATCTTGCCCAAACCTTTCTGCCAGCTGGAGATCACTCTGATGGGGAAGCAAGGGAGCAACAAGAAGTCTAACGTGGAGGACAGCATCGTCCGCAAg CTGATGCTGGACACGTGGAACGAGTCCATTTTCTCCAACATTAAGAACAGGCTACAAGACAGTGCTATGAAACTGGTGCACGCTGAGAGACTGGGAGAGGCCTTCGACTCCCAGCTGGTCATCGGCGTGCGGGAGTCCTACG TGAATCTTTGCTCCAACCCCGACGACAAGCTGCAGATCTACAGAGACAACTTTGAGAAGGCGTACATGGATTCTACCGAGCGCTTCTACAGAACACAGGCCCCAGCTTACCTCCAGCAAAATGGCGTCCAAAACTACATGAAATAT GCTGATTCAAAgctgagggaagaggagaaacgTGCACTGCGATACTTAGAGACGAGACGGGACTGTAACTCTGTACAAGCA CTCATGGAATGTTGCGTCAACGCTCTAGTAACGTCCTTCAAGGAGACCATCTTAGCCGAGTGCCCGGGCATGATCAAACGCAATGAAACCGAGA agttACATCTGATGTTCTCTCTGATGGACAAAGTGCCCAGCGGGATCGAACCCATGCTGAAGGACCTGGAGGATCACATCATGAACGCTGGCCTGGCGGATATGGTGGCCTCAGCAGAGACAATCACCTCC GACTCAGAGAAATACGTGGAGCAGCTGCTCACCTTGTTTAATCGCTTCAGTCGACTGGTGAAAGAAGCTTTTCAGGACGACCCACGCTTCCTCACAGCCAGAGACAAA GCGTACAAAGCTGTCGTGAACGACGCCACTATATTTAAGTTAGAACTTCCTTTGAAACAGAAAGG GGTAGGTCTGAAAACTCAACCAGAGTCAAAATGTCCAGAGCTGCTGGCCAACTACTGTGACATGCTCCTGAGGAAAACGCCGCTGAGCAAGAAGCTCACGTCTGAAGAGATAGAAGCCAAGCTCAAGGAAGTG CTGCTGGTGTTGAAGTACGTCCAGAACAAAGATGTGTTCATGCGCTACCACAAAGCCCACCTGACCCGACGCCTCATCCTGGACATCTCAGCGGACAGCGAGATAGAGGAGAACATGGTGGAGTGGCTCAGG GAAGTAGGAATGCCCGCTGACTATGTCAACAAGCTCGCCAGAATGTTTCAGGACATCAAAGTATCGGAAGACCTCAACCAATCGTTCAAGGAAAtgcataaacacaacaaactggCTTTACCAG ACGTCCATGTTCGTTCCCTCGCAGCGGACTCGGTCAACATAAAGATCCTAAATGCCGGAGCCTGGTCGAGGAGCAGCGAGAAggtctttgtgtctcttcccACGGAGCTGGAGGATTTGATACCAGAGGTAGAAGATTTCTATAAGAAGAACcacagtgggaggaagctgcACTGGCATCACCTCATGTCCAACGGCATT ATAACATTCAAGAACGAGGTGGGTCAGTACGATCTGGAGGTGACCACCTTTCAGCTGGCCGTGCTGTTTGCCTGGAACCAGAGGCCCCGGGAGAGGATCAGCTTTGAAAACCTAAAGTTAGCCACCGAGCTGCCGGACGCAGAGCTGCGACGCACTCTCTGG TCTCTGGTGGCGTTTCCCAAACTGAAGCGTCAGGTGCTGTCGTACGAGCCGGTGGTGTCGTCGCCCAAAGACTTTACAGAAGGAACACTATTCTGGGTCAACCAGGAgttttctctcat AAAAAACTCCAAGGTTCAGAAAAGGGGGAAGATTAACCTGATTGGTCGGCTGCAGCTCACCACGGAGCgaatgagggaggaggagaacgagggCATCGTCCAGCTCAGGATACTAAGAACACAG GAGGCGATAATCCAGATCATGAAGATGAGGAAGCGCATCAACAACGCCCAGCTGCAGACGGAGCTGGTGGAGATCCTCAAGAACATGTTTTTACCACAGAAGAAGATGATCAAGGAGCAGATCGAGTGGCTGATCGATCACAAGTACATAAAGAGGGATGAGACCGATATAAACACCTTCCTCTACATGGCCTAG
- the LOC128457501 gene encoding cullin-5 isoform X6, with protein MATSNLLKNKGSLQFEDKWDQMRPIVLKLLRQESVTKQQWFDLFSDVHAVCLWDDKGPAKIHQALKEDILDFIKQAQARVLSHQDDTALLKAYIVEWRKFFTQCDILPKPFCQLEITLMGKQGSNKKSNVEDSIVRKLMLDTWNESIFSNIKNRLQDSAMKLVHAERLGEAFDSQLVIGVRESYVNLCSNPDDKLQIYRDNFEKAYMDSTERFYRTQAPAYLQQNGVQNYMKYADSKLREEEKRALRYLETRRDCNSVQALMECCVNALVTSFKETILAECPGMIKRNETEKLHLMFSLMDKVPSGIEPMLKDLEDHIMNAGLADMVASAETITSDSEKYVEQLLTLFNRFSRLVKEAFQDDPRFLTARDKAYKAVVNDATIFKLELPLKQKGVGLKTQPESKCPELLANYCDMLLRKTPLSKKLTSEEIEAKLKEVLLVLKYVQNKDVFMRYHKAHLTRRLILDISADSEIEENMVEWLREVGMPADYVNKLARMFQDIKVSEDLNQSFKEMHKHNKLALPADSVNIKILNAGAWSRSSEKVFVSLPTELEDLIPEVEDFYKKNHSGRKLHWHHLMSNGIITFKNEVGQYDLEVTTFQLAVLFAWNQRPRERISFENLKLATELPDAELRRTLWSLVAFPKLKRQVLSYEPVVSSPKDFTEGTLFWVNQEFSLIKNSKVQKRGKINLIGRLQLTTERMREEENEGIVQLRILRTQEAIIQIMKMRKRINNAQLQTELVEILKNMFLPQKKMIKEQIEWLIDHKYIKRDETDINTFLYMA; from the exons ATGGCGACGTCTAATTTGCTGAAG AACAAAGGCTCCCTTCAGTTCGAGGACAAATGGGACCAGATGCGTCCCATCGTGCTGAAGCTCCTACGACAGGAGTCCGTCACCAAGCAGCAGTGGTTTGACTTGTTCTC AGACGTCcatgctgtgtgtctgtgggatgaCAAAGGTCCAGCTAAGATCCACCAGGCCCTCAAAGAGGACATCCTAGATTTCATCAAACAAGCACAAGCG CGGGTGTTGAGTCATCAGGACGACACAGCGCTACTGAAGGCCTACATAGTGGAGTGGAGGAAGTTCTTCACGCAGTGCGACATCTTGCCCAAACCTTTCTGCCAGCTGGAGATCACTCTGATGGGGAAGCAAGGGAGCAACAAGAAGTCTAACGTGGAGGACAGCATCGTCCGCAAg CTGATGCTGGACACGTGGAACGAGTCCATTTTCTCCAACATTAAGAACAGGCTACAAGACAGTGCTATGAAACTGGTGCACGCTGAGAGACTGGGAGAGGCCTTCGACTCCCAGCTGGTCATCGGCGTGCGGGAGTCCTACG TGAATCTTTGCTCCAACCCCGACGACAAGCTGCAGATCTACAGAGACAACTTTGAGAAGGCGTACATGGATTCTACCGAGCGCTTCTACAGAACACAGGCCCCAGCTTACCTCCAGCAAAATGGCGTCCAAAACTACATGAAATAT GCTGATTCAAAgctgagggaagaggagaaacgTGCACTGCGATACTTAGAGACGAGACGGGACTGTAACTCTGTACAAGCA CTCATGGAATGTTGCGTCAACGCTCTAGTAACGTCCTTCAAGGAGACCATCTTAGCCGAGTGCCCGGGCATGATCAAACGCAATGAAACCGAGA agttACATCTGATGTTCTCTCTGATGGACAAAGTGCCCAGCGGGATCGAACCCATGCTGAAGGACCTGGAGGATCACATCATGAACGCTGGCCTGGCGGATATGGTGGCCTCAGCAGAGACAATCACCTCC GACTCAGAGAAATACGTGGAGCAGCTGCTCACCTTGTTTAATCGCTTCAGTCGACTGGTGAAAGAAGCTTTTCAGGACGACCCACGCTTCCTCACAGCCAGAGACAAA GCGTACAAAGCTGTCGTGAACGACGCCACTATATTTAAGTTAGAACTTCCTTTGAAACAGAAAGG GGTAGGTCTGAAAACTCAACCAGAGTCAAAATGTCCAGAGCTGCTGGCCAACTACTGTGACATGCTCCTGAGGAAAACGCCGCTGAGCAAGAAGCTCACGTCTGAAGAGATAGAAGCCAAGCTCAAGGAAGTG CTGCTGGTGTTGAAGTACGTCCAGAACAAAGATGTGTTCATGCGCTACCACAAAGCCCACCTGACCCGACGCCTCATCCTGGACATCTCAGCGGACAGCGAGATAGAGGAGAACATGGTGGAGTGGCTCAGG GAAGTAGGAATGCCCGCTGACTATGTCAACAAGCTCGCCAGAATGTTTCAGGACATCAAAGTATCGGAAGACCTCAACCAATCGTTCAAGGAAAtgcataaacacaacaaactggCTTTACCAG CGGACTCGGTCAACATAAAGATCCTAAATGCCGGAGCCTGGTCGAGGAGCAGCGAGAAggtctttgtgtctcttcccACGGAGCTGGAGGATTTGATACCAGAGGTAGAAGATTTCTATAAGAAGAACcacagtgggaggaagctgcACTGGCATCACCTCATGTCCAACGGCATT ATAACATTCAAGAACGAGGTGGGTCAGTACGATCTGGAGGTGACCACCTTTCAGCTGGCCGTGCTGTTTGCCTGGAACCAGAGGCCCCGGGAGAGGATCAGCTTTGAAAACCTAAAGTTAGCCACCGAGCTGCCGGACGCAGAGCTGCGACGCACTCTCTGG TCTCTGGTGGCGTTTCCCAAACTGAAGCGTCAGGTGCTGTCGTACGAGCCGGTGGTGTCGTCGCCCAAAGACTTTACAGAAGGAACACTATTCTGGGTCAACCAGGAgttttctctcat AAAAAACTCCAAGGTTCAGAAAAGGGGGAAGATTAACCTGATTGGTCGGCTGCAGCTCACCACGGAGCgaatgagggaggaggagaacgagggCATCGTCCAGCTCAGGATACTAAGAACACAG GAGGCGATAATCCAGATCATGAAGATGAGGAAGCGCATCAACAACGCCCAGCTGCAGACGGAGCTGGTGGAGATCCTCAAGAACATGTTTTTACCACAGAAGAAGATGATCAAGGAGCAGATCGAGTGGCTGATCGATCACAAGTACATAAAGAGGGATGAGACCGATATAAACACCTTCCTCTACATGGCCTAG
- the LOC128457501 gene encoding cullin-5 isoform X4 — MATSNLLKNKGSLQFEDKWDQMRPIVLKLLRQESVTKQQWFDLFSDVHAVCLWDDKGPAKIHQALKEDILDFIKQAQARVLSHQDDTALLKAYIVEWRKFFTQCDILPKPFCQLEITLMGKQGSNKKSNVEDSIVRKLMLDTWNESIFSNIKNRLQDSAMKLVHAERLGEAFDSQLVIGVRESYVNLCSNPDDKLQIYRDNFEKAYMDSTERFYRTQAPAYLQQNGVQNYMKYADSKLREEEKRALRYLETRRDCNSVQALMECCVNALVTSFKETILAECPGMIKRNETESEYGRTAPTKGTASSELHLMFSLMDKVPSGIEPMLKDLEDHIMNAGLADMVASAETITSDSEKYVEQLLTLFNRFSRLVKEAFQDDPRFLTARDKAYKAVVNDATIFKLELPLKQKGVGLKTQPESKCPELLANYCDMLLRKTPLSKKLTSEEIEAKLKEVLLVLKYVQNKDVFMRYHKAHLTRRLILDISADSEIEENMVEWLREVGMPADYVNKLARMFQDIKVSEDLNQSFKEMHKHNKLALPADSVNIKILNAGAWSRSSEKVFVSLPTELEDLIPEVEDFYKKNHSGRKLHWHHLMSNGIITFKNEVGQYDLEVTTFQLAVLFAWNQRPRERISFENLKLATELPDAELRRTLWSLVAFPKLKRQVLSYEPVVSSPKDFTEGTLFWVNQEFSLIKNSKVQKRGKINLIGRLQLTTERMREEENEGIVQLRILRTQEAIIQIMKMRKRINNAQLQTELVEILKNMFLPQKKMIKEQIEWLIDHKYIKRDETDINTFLYMA; from the exons ATGGCGACGTCTAATTTGCTGAAG AACAAAGGCTCCCTTCAGTTCGAGGACAAATGGGACCAGATGCGTCCCATCGTGCTGAAGCTCCTACGACAGGAGTCCGTCACCAAGCAGCAGTGGTTTGACTTGTTCTC AGACGTCcatgctgtgtgtctgtgggatgaCAAAGGTCCAGCTAAGATCCACCAGGCCCTCAAAGAGGACATCCTAGATTTCATCAAACAAGCACAAGCG CGGGTGTTGAGTCATCAGGACGACACAGCGCTACTGAAGGCCTACATAGTGGAGTGGAGGAAGTTCTTCACGCAGTGCGACATCTTGCCCAAACCTTTCTGCCAGCTGGAGATCACTCTGATGGGGAAGCAAGGGAGCAACAAGAAGTCTAACGTGGAGGACAGCATCGTCCGCAAg CTGATGCTGGACACGTGGAACGAGTCCATTTTCTCCAACATTAAGAACAGGCTACAAGACAGTGCTATGAAACTGGTGCACGCTGAGAGACTGGGAGAGGCCTTCGACTCCCAGCTGGTCATCGGCGTGCGGGAGTCCTACG TGAATCTTTGCTCCAACCCCGACGACAAGCTGCAGATCTACAGAGACAACTTTGAGAAGGCGTACATGGATTCTACCGAGCGCTTCTACAGAACACAGGCCCCAGCTTACCTCCAGCAAAATGGCGTCCAAAACTACATGAAATAT GCTGATTCAAAgctgagggaagaggagaaacgTGCACTGCGATACTTAGAGACGAGACGGGACTGTAACTCTGTACAAGCA CTCATGGAATGTTGCGTCAACGCTCTAGTAACGTCCTTCAAGGAGACCATCTTAGCCGAGTGCCCGGGCATGATCAAACGCAATGAAACCGAGAGTGAGTACGGCAGGACCGCTCCCACCAAAGGCACAGCCAGCTCAG agttACATCTGATGTTCTCTCTGATGGACAAAGTGCCCAGCGGGATCGAACCCATGCTGAAGGACCTGGAGGATCACATCATGAACGCTGGCCTGGCGGATATGGTGGCCTCAGCAGAGACAATCACCTCC GACTCAGAGAAATACGTGGAGCAGCTGCTCACCTTGTTTAATCGCTTCAGTCGACTGGTGAAAGAAGCTTTTCAGGACGACCCACGCTTCCTCACAGCCAGAGACAAA GCGTACAAAGCTGTCGTGAACGACGCCACTATATTTAAGTTAGAACTTCCTTTGAAACAGAAAGG GGTAGGTCTGAAAACTCAACCAGAGTCAAAATGTCCAGAGCTGCTGGCCAACTACTGTGACATGCTCCTGAGGAAAACGCCGCTGAGCAAGAAGCTCACGTCTGAAGAGATAGAAGCCAAGCTCAAGGAAGTG CTGCTGGTGTTGAAGTACGTCCAGAACAAAGATGTGTTCATGCGCTACCACAAAGCCCACCTGACCCGACGCCTCATCCTGGACATCTCAGCGGACAGCGAGATAGAGGAGAACATGGTGGAGTGGCTCAGG GAAGTAGGAATGCCCGCTGACTATGTCAACAAGCTCGCCAGAATGTTTCAGGACATCAAAGTATCGGAAGACCTCAACCAATCGTTCAAGGAAAtgcataaacacaacaaactggCTTTACCAG CGGACTCGGTCAACATAAAGATCCTAAATGCCGGAGCCTGGTCGAGGAGCAGCGAGAAggtctttgtgtctcttcccACGGAGCTGGAGGATTTGATACCAGAGGTAGAAGATTTCTATAAGAAGAACcacagtgggaggaagctgcACTGGCATCACCTCATGTCCAACGGCATT ATAACATTCAAGAACGAGGTGGGTCAGTACGATCTGGAGGTGACCACCTTTCAGCTGGCCGTGCTGTTTGCCTGGAACCAGAGGCCCCGGGAGAGGATCAGCTTTGAAAACCTAAAGTTAGCCACCGAGCTGCCGGACGCAGAGCTGCGACGCACTCTCTGG TCTCTGGTGGCGTTTCCCAAACTGAAGCGTCAGGTGCTGTCGTACGAGCCGGTGGTGTCGTCGCCCAAAGACTTTACAGAAGGAACACTATTCTGGGTCAACCAGGAgttttctctcat AAAAAACTCCAAGGTTCAGAAAAGGGGGAAGATTAACCTGATTGGTCGGCTGCAGCTCACCACGGAGCgaatgagggaggaggagaacgagggCATCGTCCAGCTCAGGATACTAAGAACACAG GAGGCGATAATCCAGATCATGAAGATGAGGAAGCGCATCAACAACGCCCAGCTGCAGACGGAGCTGGTGGAGATCCTCAAGAACATGTTTTTACCACAGAAGAAGATGATCAAGGAGCAGATCGAGTGGCTGATCGATCACAAGTACATAAAGAGGGATGAGACCGATATAAACACCTTCCTCTACATGGCCTAG